The Hyalangium ruber genome includes a window with the following:
- a CDS encoding 2TM domain-containing protein, with protein sequence MADTRQHPSRFTQAEVAEIIREATSHMLSAQGDRQLTREELLAMARELGVSEEAVEQVLAARAQKSRTGKTPTLSRGARIGLAAHGMSYGIVISGLSIVDIMTGPGWWVQWPALGWGMGLAFHCMGLFLAQMKRTESK encoded by the coding sequence ATGGCTGACACCCGGCAACACCCATCGCGCTTCACCCAGGCCGAGGTGGCGGAGATCATCCGCGAGGCCACCTCGCACATGCTCTCGGCCCAAGGCGATCGCCAGCTCACGCGCGAAGAGCTGCTCGCCATGGCCCGCGAGCTGGGCGTGAGCGAGGAGGCCGTGGAGCAGGTCCTCGCCGCGAGAGCCCAGAAGTCGAGGACGGGCAAGACGCCCACGCTGAGCCGGGGCGCGCGCATCGGGCTGGCGGCCCATGGCATGAGCTATGGCATCGTCATCAGCGGGCTCTCCATCGTGGACATCATGACGGGGCCGGGCTGGTGGGTGCAGTGGCCCGCGCTGGGGTGGGGGATGGGGCTGGCCTTTCATTGCATGGGCCTGTTCCTCGCTCAGATGAAGAGAACCGAATCGAAGTAG
- a CDS encoding Wall-associated protein precursor — translation MLSLLLLLLVAQAPAVPGEGTLVSFCKQGRLSSCQELAKINPEKAREIQAELAKSALRREALKVVEEEGGEKEDAEANASSESKAAEAEASDEPPNCKGQNHHIISRPIAKALEDHKTLRGLYEPRDERLKTQAKDKESHCGYQQWHRDVDAEVIKWLENNPAATPAQLMAKLREIYNRPEMLERFPHGF, via the coding sequence ATGCTCTCGCTCTTGTTGCTCCTTCTCGTCGCGCAGGCTCCAGCTGTTCCAGGAGAAGGCACGCTGGTGTCCTTCTGCAAGCAGGGGAGGCTTTCGAGTTGCCAGGAGCTGGCGAAGATCAACCCAGAGAAGGCTAGAGAGATTCAGGCAGAGCTTGCGAAGTCAGCACTGAGGCGGGAGGCACTGAAGGTCGTTGAGGAAGAAGGTGGAGAAAAAGAGGATGCAGAGGCCAACGCGTCCTCCGAGTCCAAAGCTGCTGAAGCAGAAGCTTCGGATGAGCCCCCCAACTGCAAGGGCCAGAATCACCACATCATCTCCCGGCCAATCGCCAAGGCGCTGGAAGACCATAAGACACTCCGTGGGCTGTACGAGCCTCGGGACGAACGCTTGAAGACCCAGGCAAAGGACAAAGAGTCTCACTGCGGCTACCAGCAATGGCACCGTGATGTGGACGCTGAGGTCATCAAGTGGCTTGAGAACAACCCCGCTGCAACGCCAGCGCAGTTGATGGCGAAACTGCGAGAGATCTACAACCGCCCGGAGATGCTCGAGAGGTTTCCTCATGGCTTCTGA
- a CDS encoding DUSAM domain-containing protein, with amino-acid sequence MAAELDWEPIRALGRRVLEHGEPLELSDEVRALLQRSAEEVALSPEDTASALRSVPTAATLLGEITRRIDEGSHRLGRAQTRAYRLRDAGDLDGACRQMEKVLAVEVVPHYRRIAESELRQITRLKSVAASGQPDPERSTRAQIPVLLHRVQQGHPLELTEGMRVFLRWSAADVGMSEAETEEALATPESAGALLGQIMGRFRDASDRLKGATARMTELRDAGDLEGARQQVRDWLAVEVVPRFRRAAEEQLAYLDSLSPAP; translated from the coding sequence ATGGCCGCTGAGCTTGACTGGGAACCCATTCGCGCACTGGGGCGACGTGTACTTGAGCACGGCGAACCGCTCGAACTCTCGGACGAGGTACGCGCTCTCTTGCAGCGTTCCGCAGAAGAGGTCGCGCTCTCTCCTGAAGACACGGCGAGCGCTTTACGCAGTGTGCCCACGGCCGCAACGCTGCTTGGAGAGATCACGCGCCGCATCGATGAGGGCTCGCATCGACTTGGACGGGCTCAAACCCGCGCGTATCGCCTGCGGGATGCGGGAGACCTGGACGGCGCGTGCAGACAGATGGAAAAGGTGCTCGCCGTTGAGGTCGTTCCGCATTACCGGAGAATCGCCGAATCTGAGCTTCGCCAGATAACCCGGCTCAAGTCCGTTGCTGCGAGCGGGCAGCCAGATCCGGAGCGCTCCACCCGGGCTCAGATCCCGGTCCTTCTGCACCGCGTCCAGCAAGGGCACCCGCTGGAACTCACAGAGGGGATGCGCGTCTTCCTACGATGGTCCGCCGCGGATGTGGGCATGAGCGAAGCCGAGACGGAAGAGGCGCTAGCAACCCCTGAGAGTGCCGGAGCGCTTCTCGGGCAGATCATGGGGCGCTTCCGTGACGCCTCGGACCGGCTCAAGGGTGCAACAGCCCGGATGACGGAACTCCGGGATGCTGGAGATCTCGAAGGAGCACGCCAGCAGGTCCGCGACTGGCTCGCCGTGGAGGTCGTCCCGAGGTTCCGCCGTGCCGCCGAGGAGCAGCTCGCGTACCTGGACTCGCTGTCTCCAGCACCGTAG
- the purU gene encoding formyltetrahydrofolate deformylase, whose product MSTTAAARATFLIAAPDGPGLVARLAGFFSELGLNIIDASNHTEVFTESGVPRFFMRLVVDLSGLEGPQAVKGLGGSSTRKALVESFGKLADGLKAEWSVAYSDRVARVAILVTKEPVCLYDLLLRQQSGELPCEIPLIIGNHNTLESVAENFRVPFFTLPVTPETKPAQEAAVLEMLRRHHIDLVVLARYMQVLSDDFLKQAPPVINIHHGFLPAFQGAKPYHQAYARGVKIIGATSHYATKNLDQGPIIEQDVARVSHAMGPEELVRVGRDVERVVLARAVRAHLERRVVVEGHRTIIL is encoded by the coding sequence ATGTCCACGACCGCCGCCGCCAGAGCCACCTTCCTGATTGCCGCCCCTGATGGGCCGGGGCTCGTCGCCCGGCTGGCCGGGTTCTTCTCCGAGCTGGGGCTGAACATCATCGATGCCAGCAACCACACCGAGGTCTTCACGGAGAGCGGGGTGCCGCGCTTCTTCATGCGACTGGTGGTGGACCTGTCGGGGCTGGAGGGCCCGCAGGCGGTGAAGGGGCTGGGAGGCTCGAGCACGCGCAAGGCGCTGGTGGAGAGCTTCGGGAAGCTGGCGGACGGGCTGAAGGCGGAGTGGTCGGTGGCCTACAGCGACCGGGTGGCGCGAGTGGCCATCCTGGTGACGAAGGAGCCGGTGTGCCTCTACGACTTGCTGCTGCGGCAGCAGAGCGGGGAGCTGCCGTGTGAAATCCCGCTGATCATCGGCAACCACAACACGCTGGAGTCGGTGGCGGAGAACTTCCGGGTGCCGTTCTTCACGCTGCCGGTGACGCCGGAGACGAAGCCGGCGCAGGAGGCGGCGGTGCTGGAGATGCTGCGGCGGCACCACATCGATCTGGTGGTGCTCGCGCGCTACATGCAGGTGCTGTCGGATGACTTCCTGAAGCAGGCGCCGCCGGTCATCAACATCCACCACGGCTTCCTGCCGGCGTTCCAGGGGGCGAAGCCGTACCACCAGGCGTACGCGCGCGGGGTGAAGATCATCGGCGCCACGTCGCACTACGCGACGAAGAACCTGGATCAGGGGCCCATCATCGAGCAGGACGTGGCGCGGGTGTCGCACGCCATGGGGCCGGAGGAGCTGGTGCGGGTGGGGCGCGACGTGGAGCGCGTGGTGCTGGCCCGGGCCGTGCGCGCGCACCTGGAGCGGCGGGTGGTGGTGGAGGGCCACCGCACCATCATCCTCTGA
- a CDS encoding MFS transporter, with the protein MSTSSLAWEGRAEPSAPAARAAVSAIFFVNGFAFASWVPHIPTVQARLGLGAGQLGVALLGMAVGSLVSMPLTGGLVARWGSRAVTLVTSVLLCALVVLPVHAPSLSWLAVALMAFGAATGAMGVAMNAHAVAVERKLGRPVMSSFHGLFSLGGLVGSGGSILALSSGLTPSGHMMGAGALGLLIVLGVGRMLLPGAADEAGEAVRFALPRGPLLGLGGLAFFVLVVEGAMADWSAVYLRQSLRAEAGLAGLGYAVFSLAMSVGRLTGDRLVTLFSPERLVRVGGALAACGLGGALLLHHPLAAVVGFCCVGLGLSNLIPVLFSAASRTPGSSPGVSIASVSTAGYCGFLVGPPLVGFLADELGLPLALGLLVVFLAVVGLGGALVRPGRGG; encoded by the coding sequence ATGAGCACCTCGAGCCTGGCCTGGGAGGGCCGCGCCGAGCCCTCTGCTCCCGCCGCGCGCGCCGCGGTGTCCGCCATCTTCTTCGTCAACGGGTTCGCCTTCGCGAGCTGGGTGCCGCACATCCCCACGGTGCAGGCGCGGCTGGGGCTGGGAGCGGGCCAGCTCGGCGTGGCGCTGCTGGGCATGGCCGTCGGCTCGCTGGTGTCCATGCCGCTCACCGGAGGGCTGGTGGCGCGCTGGGGCAGCCGCGCCGTGACGCTGGTCACCTCGGTGCTGCTCTGCGCGCTGGTGGTGCTGCCGGTGCATGCCCCGAGCCTGTCGTGGCTGGCGGTGGCGCTGATGGCGTTTGGCGCGGCGACGGGGGCCATGGGCGTGGCGATGAACGCCCACGCCGTCGCGGTGGAGCGCAAGCTGGGCCGCCCCGTCATGTCCTCGTTCCACGGGCTGTTCAGCCTGGGCGGCCTGGTGGGCTCGGGAGGCTCCATCCTGGCGCTCTCCTCGGGGCTCACGCCCTCGGGACACATGATGGGGGCCGGAGCGCTGGGGCTGCTCATCGTGCTCGGGGTGGGGCGCATGCTGCTGCCGGGCGCGGCGGACGAGGCCGGGGAGGCGGTCCGCTTCGCGCTTCCTCGCGGGCCGTTGCTCGGGCTGGGCGGGCTGGCCTTCTTCGTGCTGGTGGTGGAGGGGGCGATGGCGGACTGGAGCGCGGTGTACCTGCGCCAGTCGCTGCGGGCGGAGGCGGGCCTGGCGGGCCTGGGCTATGCGGTGTTCTCGCTGGCCATGTCCGTGGGGCGGCTGACGGGAGACCGACTCGTCACGCTGTTCAGCCCGGAGCGGCTGGTGCGTGTGGGCGGGGCACTGGCGGCCTGCGGGCTGGGAGGCGCGCTGCTGCTGCACCACCCGCTGGCGGCGGTGGTGGGCTTCTGCTGTGTGGGGTTGGGGTTGTCCAACCTCATCCCGGTGCTGTTCAGCGCGGCGAGCCGCACGCCGGGCAGCTCCCCGGGAGTGTCCATCGCCTCGGTGTCGACGGCGGGGTACTGCGGGTTCCTGGTGGGCCCGCCGCTGGTGGGCTTCCTGGCGGATGAGCTCGGGCTGCCGCTGGCGTTGGGGCTGCTGGTGGTGTTCCTGGCGGTGGTGGGCCTGGGCGGAGCGCTGGTGCGGCCGGGGCGCGGCGGCTGA
- a CDS encoding DeoR/GlpR family DNA-binding transcription regulator has product MTAQNPEDFGSALLPEERRRLILERLSTQGRVFAADLCGLLRVSEDTVRRDLRELDEAGLLRRVHGGALPRIQMSPSHQARVGLHQSEKQALAEVAAGLVQPGQVLFIDGGTTTLEVARHLPKDLRATVVTVSPPVALALAEYPGLEVRLVGGRLHPEALTVVGAETVEALRQVRADLCLMGVCSLHIDGGITASYAEEAATKRVMVQNAAETVAVFTADKLGTLSPFVVAPAERLGTLVTEARTPESVLAPFRKLNLRILTA; this is encoded by the coding sequence ATGACCGCGCAAAACCCTGAAGACTTCGGCAGCGCCCTGCTCCCCGAGGAGCGGCGGCGGCTCATTCTGGAGCGCCTCTCCACCCAGGGGCGCGTGTTCGCCGCCGACCTGTGCGGGTTGTTGCGGGTTTCCGAGGACACGGTCCGCCGGGACCTGCGGGAACTGGATGAGGCGGGGCTGCTGCGCCGGGTGCATGGCGGGGCGCTGCCGCGCATCCAGATGTCGCCGAGCCATCAGGCCCGGGTGGGGCTCCACCAGTCCGAGAAGCAGGCCCTGGCCGAGGTCGCCGCGGGACTGGTGCAGCCGGGGCAGGTGCTCTTCATCGACGGGGGCACCACCACATTGGAAGTCGCGCGCCACCTGCCGAAGGACCTGCGCGCCACGGTGGTGACGGTGAGCCCTCCGGTGGCGCTGGCGCTGGCCGAGTACCCGGGCCTCGAGGTGCGGCTGGTGGGCGGGCGCCTGCACCCGGAGGCGCTCACGGTGGTGGGGGCCGAGACGGTGGAGGCGCTGCGCCAGGTGCGGGCGGACCTGTGCCTGATGGGGGTGTGCAGCCTGCACATCGACGGGGGCATCACCGCCTCCTACGCGGAGGAGGCCGCCACCAAGCGGGTGATGGTGCAGAACGCGGCCGAGACGGTGGCGGTGTTCACGGCGGACAAGCTCGGCACGCTGTCGCCCTTCGTGGTGGCTCCGGCCGAGCGGCTGGGCACCCTCGTCACGGAGGCGCGCACGCCCGAGAGCGTGCTGGCGCCCTTCCGCAAGCTCAACCTGAGGATCCTCACCGCATGA
- a CDS encoding CinA family protein, with translation MEGALEEHARRVLERYREAGARLCLVEACTGGLIAASLTDIPGSSAVVELGIVPYSNEAKAELLGVDPALFQAHGAVSAEVARAMAEGALSRSRAQVALAETGIAGPGGGTATKPVGLVFLAVARRGAATVVERHVFPGDRRAVRHAAALRALALLREVLVP, from the coding sequence ATGGAAGGAGCGCTGGAGGAGCACGCCCGGCGGGTACTCGAGCGCTACCGGGAGGCGGGCGCACGGCTGTGCCTGGTGGAGGCCTGCACGGGGGGGCTCATCGCCGCCAGCCTCACGGACATTCCGGGCTCGTCCGCCGTGGTGGAGCTGGGCATCGTCCCCTACTCGAACGAGGCGAAGGCGGAGCTGCTCGGGGTGGACCCGGCGCTCTTCCAGGCGCACGGGGCGGTGAGCGCGGAGGTGGCTCGCGCCATGGCCGAGGGGGCGCTGAGCCGCTCGCGGGCGCAGGTGGCGCTGGCGGAGACGGGGATTGCCGGGCCGGGAGGGGGCACGGCGACCAAGCCGGTGGGGCTCGTCTTCCTCGCGGTGGCGCGACGGGGCGCGGCGACCGTGGTGGAGCGCCACGTCTTCCCCGGGGACCGACGCGCGGTGCGCCATGCCGCGGCCCTGCGGGCCCTGGCGCTGTTACGGGAAGTCCTGGTGCCTTGA
- a CDS encoding FKBP-type peptidyl-prolyl cis-trans isomerase: MLRSLMLLPLVLLLGCGDEGSSSSGDPSRVTYASELNVDLAAMERRDSGLFVQDLVVGEGSEALANRPVTVHYTGWLPNGTRFDSSRTRNKPFQFTLGKGVVIQGWDEGVAGMRVGGQRKLVIPAALAYGNEPRGQIPANSVLVFDVELISVP; this comes from the coding sequence ATGCTCCGCTCGTTGATGCTCCTTCCGCTCGTGCTGCTGCTGGGTTGCGGCGACGAGGGCTCCTCCTCTTCTGGAGACCCTTCCCGTGTCACCTACGCGTCCGAGCTCAACGTGGACCTGGCCGCCATGGAGCGCCGCGACAGCGGCCTCTTCGTGCAGGACCTCGTGGTCGGCGAGGGCAGCGAGGCCCTCGCGAACCGCCCGGTGACGGTCCACTACACGGGCTGGCTGCCCAACGGCACCCGGTTCGACAGCAGCCGCACCCGCAACAAGCCGTTCCAGTTCACCCTGGGCAAGGGCGTCGTCATCCAGGGCTGGGACGAGGGCGTCGCCGGCATGCGGGTGGGCGGCCAGCGCAAGCTCGTCATCCCCGCCGCGCTCGCCTATGGCAATGAGCCCCGCGGCCAGATTCCCGCCAACTCCGTGCTCGTCTTCGACGTGGAGCTGATCTCCGTCCCCTAG
- a CDS encoding sensor histidine kinase produces MTMRAKVLLFAAVAVGLMGAMGGALFQGAFRGQWLRVRLASVHQQLGLYDQMYHRAWDFLERLRQASSEGQDTRGLRVEYERGVAEALAKLEASIPEERGWDEVKEDPNELRYLADIHQAQRQWATRVEAMARSASAQAPLSPEVWWRGFTDFEKEVGPHIAQADGAKREKLRVMRQLFDQSFRSALRVGTLVPLLCVVLVGVLAGLILVPLQRELRELRMGAERIGQGHFEVELPARRRDELGALASAFNRMAAELRQTLEEKQRLMQAEAQAAEREFRRYNALLEETVHTRTAQLETANVQLADSLQRLRDTQAQLMFADRLASMGRLAAGVGHEINNPLAYVLSNLNFVNKELGRALSGTPEEERTELLSAMADARDGAEKVRVIVQDLKTLSRPDDASLGSVELGAVVRGAVKMAAHEIRRRARLVEDLSQAPAVQGNAARLGQVFLNLLLNAAHAIPEGKAEQNEIRVSARPGEPGQVLVEVSDTGSGIAPEHLERIFDPFFTTKPMGQGTGLGLSVCHSIITTLGGRIGVVSEPGKGTTFRLVLPMAPVEQQARPGAAA; encoded by the coding sequence ATGACGATGCGCGCGAAGGTGCTGCTGTTCGCGGCGGTGGCCGTGGGCCTGATGGGGGCCATGGGCGGGGCGCTCTTCCAGGGCGCCTTCCGGGGACAGTGGCTGCGCGTCCGCCTCGCCTCGGTCCACCAGCAGTTGGGCCTCTATGACCAGATGTACCACCGCGCCTGGGACTTCCTGGAGCGGCTGCGCCAGGCCTCGAGCGAAGGCCAGGACACGCGGGGGCTGCGGGTCGAGTACGAGCGGGGCGTGGCCGAGGCCCTCGCGAAGCTCGAGGCGAGCATCCCGGAGGAGCGCGGCTGGGACGAGGTGAAGGAGGATCCGAACGAGCTGCGCTACCTCGCGGACATCCACCAGGCCCAGCGCCAGTGGGCCACGCGGGTGGAGGCGATGGCGCGCTCGGCCTCGGCGCAGGCGCCGCTGTCACCGGAGGTGTGGTGGCGCGGGTTCACGGACTTCGAGAAGGAGGTGGGCCCGCACATCGCTCAGGCGGATGGCGCCAAGCGCGAGAAGCTCCGGGTGATGCGCCAGCTCTTCGATCAGAGCTTCCGCAGCGCGCTGCGGGTGGGCACCCTGGTGCCGCTCTTGTGTGTCGTGCTGGTGGGGGTGCTGGCGGGGCTCATCCTGGTGCCGCTGCAGCGGGAGCTGCGCGAGCTGCGGATGGGGGCCGAGCGCATCGGCCAGGGCCACTTCGAGGTGGAGCTGCCGGCGCGGCGGCGCGACGAGCTGGGCGCGCTGGCGTCGGCGTTCAACCGGATGGCGGCCGAGCTGCGGCAGACGTTGGAGGAGAAGCAGCGGCTGATGCAGGCGGAGGCCCAGGCGGCCGAGCGCGAGTTCCGCCGCTACAACGCGCTCTTGGAGGAGACGGTCCACACGCGCACCGCGCAGCTGGAGACAGCCAACGTGCAGCTGGCCGACAGCCTCCAGCGGTTGCGGGACACGCAGGCGCAGCTCATGTTCGCCGACCGGCTGGCCTCCATGGGGCGGCTGGCGGCGGGCGTGGGGCATGAAATCAACAACCCGCTGGCCTACGTGCTCAGCAACCTCAACTTCGTGAACAAGGAGCTGGGCCGGGCACTGAGCGGCACTCCGGAGGAGGAGCGCACCGAGCTGCTCTCGGCGATGGCGGACGCGCGCGACGGGGCCGAGAAGGTGCGCGTCATCGTCCAGGACCTCAAGACGTTGTCGCGGCCGGATGACGCGAGCCTCGGGTCGGTGGAGCTGGGCGCGGTGGTGCGGGGGGCGGTGAAGATGGCGGCGCACGAGATTCGCCGCCGCGCGCGGCTGGTGGAGGACCTCTCCCAGGCGCCGGCGGTGCAGGGCAACGCGGCGCGGCTGGGGCAGGTGTTCCTCAACCTGCTGCTCAACGCGGCGCACGCCATCCCCGAGGGGAAGGCGGAGCAGAACGAGATCCGCGTGTCGGCGCGGCCGGGAGAGCCGGGACAGGTGCTGGTGGAGGTGAGCGATACGGGCAGCGGGATTGCTCCAGAGCACCTGGAGCGCATCTTCGATCCGTTCTTCACCACCAAGCCGATGGGGCAGGGCACGGGGCTGGGGCTCTCGGTGTGCCACAGCATCATCACCACGCTGGGAGGACGGATCGGCGTGGTGAGCGAGCCGGGCAAGGGCACCACGTTCCGGCTCGTGCTGCCGATGGCCCCGGTGGAGCAGCAGGCCCGGCCGGGCGCGGCGGCCTAG
- a CDS encoding GAF domain-containing protein — protein MIPTETTVTPSPTWYGTSLQSASFQHLELADEPTWSRTPGGATEPSVLLVDDNPANLIALEAILEPLGVRLAKASSGEQALRLLLSEEFAVILLDVQMTGMDGYETAALIKQRERTRNVPIIFLTAYGRGEAEVQEGYAHGAVDYLQKPFSSEVLRSKVSVFIELFRTQQQVRRQTELLRRQEAFAREAAHRAAGHIARLQALTSVLAEATCVEQVMRALFEQGLTSLGVTAGSVCLLDETGQNLEVIQSTGYSEATLQQWRSMPLSLHVPLTDAVREGRPQWLGSEADWAARYPHLAVLANSCAAIALPLLVKGRGLGAIGLSFDAERVFTVDDRAFFHAMAHACAQAIDRARLYEEERLSNELLRIAAARLQVLAEATDAFSAANRDLPALFDAIAHQVVCHLGDSSLLSLLSADGQQLEPVSLRHMEPGAQVHMRQLFSAAPVPANQGLLGKVARSGQSLFIPVTPQESLLSGVKPEYRAMLEHFPVHSFMAVPLRVQGRVIGALAVSRHTPGRPFTSEDQRLLEELADKAALSIENARLFQQQQRDQEELRSRAEFEQQLIGIVSHDLRNPLGAITMAAGLLEASPGLTERQLKAARRIASSCERATGLIRDFLDFTQARLGTGIPLRRRPMDLHEVTQHVVDEVQQAHPTRQVHFEASGDGHGEWDPDRISQVLTNLVGNALAYSAPGTPVQVRTAGGPEGALLEVHNHGMPIAPELLPRLFEPLTRGAPTEGTSSRSIGLGLYIVREIIRGHGGRVEVRSSVERGTTFTVLLPRP, from the coding sequence TTGATCCCCACCGAGACGACTGTCACACCTTCACCTACGTGGTACGGAACGAGCCTGCAGAGCGCCTCCTTCCAGCACCTGGAGCTGGCGGACGAGCCGACCTGGTCCCGGACGCCCGGGGGAGCGACCGAGCCCAGCGTGCTGCTGGTGGACGACAACCCGGCCAACCTCATCGCCCTGGAGGCCATCCTCGAGCCGCTGGGGGTGCGCCTGGCCAAGGCCAGCTCGGGTGAGCAGGCGCTGCGGCTGCTGCTGAGCGAGGAGTTCGCCGTCATCCTGCTGGACGTGCAGATGACGGGCATGGACGGCTACGAGACGGCCGCCCTCATCAAGCAGCGCGAGCGCACGCGCAACGTCCCCATCATCTTCCTGACGGCGTACGGCCGGGGCGAGGCGGAGGTGCAGGAGGGCTACGCGCACGGCGCGGTGGACTACCTGCAGAAGCCCTTCTCCTCGGAGGTGCTGCGCTCGAAGGTGTCCGTCTTCATCGAGCTGTTCCGGACCCAGCAGCAGGTGCGACGCCAGACGGAGCTCCTGCGTCGGCAGGAGGCCTTCGCGCGGGAGGCGGCGCACCGGGCCGCCGGCCACATCGCCCGGCTCCAGGCGCTCACCTCGGTGCTGGCGGAGGCCACCTGCGTGGAGCAGGTGATGCGGGCGCTCTTCGAGCAGGGGCTGACCTCGCTGGGAGTCACCGCCGGCTCGGTGTGCCTGTTGGATGAGACGGGACAGAACCTGGAGGTCATCCAGTCCACGGGCTACTCCGAGGCCACCCTCCAGCAGTGGCGGAGCATGCCGCTGTCGCTCCACGTGCCGCTGACGGACGCGGTGCGCGAGGGGCGGCCGCAGTGGCTGGGCTCGGAGGCCGACTGGGCGGCGCGCTACCCGCACCTGGCCGTGCTGGCCAACTCCTGCGCCGCCATCGCCTTGCCGCTGCTGGTCAAGGGCCGGGGGCTGGGCGCCATCGGGCTGTCCTTCGACGCCGAGCGCGTCTTCACCGTGGATGACCGCGCCTTCTTCCACGCGATGGCGCACGCGTGCGCGCAGGCCATCGATCGGGCCCGCTTATATGAGGAGGAGCGGCTGTCCAACGAGCTGCTGCGCATCGCCGCCGCGCGCCTCCAGGTGCTGGCCGAGGCCACCGACGCCTTCAGCGCGGCCAACCGCGATCTGCCCGCGCTCTTCGACGCCATCGCCCACCAGGTGGTGTGCCACCTGGGAGACTCGAGCCTGCTCAGCCTGCTGTCCGCGGATGGGCAGCAGTTGGAGCCCGTCTCCTTGCGGCACATGGAGCCCGGGGCGCAGGTACACATGCGCCAGCTGTTCAGCGCCGCGCCGGTCCCCGCCAACCAGGGGCTGCTGGGCAAGGTGGCGCGGAGCGGACAGTCCCTGTTCATCCCCGTCACTCCCCAGGAGTCGCTGCTCTCCGGCGTCAAGCCCGAGTACCGCGCCATGCTGGAGCACTTCCCCGTCCACTCCTTCATGGCGGTGCCGCTGCGGGTGCAGGGACGCGTGATTGGAGCGCTGGCGGTCTCGCGCCACACCCCGGGGCGCCCCTTCACCTCCGAGGACCAGCGGCTGCTGGAGGAGCTGGCGGACAAGGCGGCGCTGTCCATCGAGAACGCCCGCCTCTTCCAGCAGCAGCAGCGGGACCAGGAGGAGCTGCGCAGCCGCGCCGAGTTCGAGCAGCAGCTCATCGGCATCGTCTCGCACGACCTGCGCAACCCCCTGGGCGCCATCACCATGGCGGCGGGGCTGCTCGAGGCCAGCCCCGGGCTCACCGAGCGGCAGCTCAAGGCGGCGCGCCGCATCGCCTCCTCGTGCGAGCGCGCCACGGGCCTCATCCGAGACTTCCTGGACTTCACCCAGGCCCGCCTGGGCACCGGCATCCCCTTGCGGCGTCGGCCCATGGACCTGCACGAAGTCACCCAGCACGTGGTGGACGAGGTGCAGCAGGCGCACCCCACGCGGCAGGTCCACTTCGAGGCGAGCGGGGACGGGCACGGCGAGTGGGACCCGGACCGCATCTCCCAGGTGCTCACCAACCTGGTGGGCAACGCGCTGGCCTACAGCGCCCCGGGCACGCCCGTGCAGGTGCGGACCGCGGGCGGCCCCGAGGGCGCCCTGCTCGAGGTCCACAACCACGGCATGCCCATCGCTCCCGAGCTGCTGCCGCGCCTGTTCGAGCCGCTCACGCGCGGGGCGCCCACCGAGGGCACCTCCAGCCGCAGCATCGGCCTGGGCCTCTACATCGTCCGGGAGATCATCCGCGGTCACGGAGGCAGGGTGGAGGTGCGCTCCAGCGTGGAGCGGGGCACCACCTTCACGGTGCTGCTGCCCCGGCCGTGA